In Streptomyces sclerotialus, one genomic interval encodes:
- a CDS encoding VWA domain-containing protein encodes MRKTPSGLDEPAGRAGKWLGPAAGAPERHASAVVADRFDQLTWRDTYEQSAGLRELAEELNARYACATDLLTDVFLAAYKAAPRLRGRAEMDPARLVSHEIVTALVESPEFAELHRETAGDPYAAAMAVLAQAPALRRMLERFRDAQERAEQAKKAQQAADRAATVVGEALQLTADAADAADASDASDKDGTAPPPADENGTAAERAEAAAQQAAQGAAQALAALAPGIRATARNAVAKAAGTVREEAALMRAWGVGSGELERMPFDRRARLAERLRTGRLAQWAELIGRFRQMASGERARKVENAAGELVGVTLGDDLSRVIPSELANLGLPETRAVFAARYAAGELMLYDSQGEQTTGQGAIIACVDTSHSMYEAGPGGVTREAWAKACALALLDQARHARRDFIGILFSAADKIQIHRFPADPAHPPHPADGPAGIARTLDFAEAFLGGGTSYQRPLTAAADLLEEEYDNAARTRGDIVMLTDDECDVTEEWMRGWNDAKHRLGFRVFGVAIGAPRAAEAGSVLEALCDNLRSIEDFTDVHAAADLFRVI; translated from the coding sequence ATGCGTAAGACACCGAGCGGGCTCGACGAGCCGGCGGGCCGGGCAGGGAAGTGGCTGGGGCCGGCCGCCGGCGCGCCCGAGCGGCACGCCTCGGCCGTGGTCGCGGACCGGTTCGACCAGCTCACGTGGCGCGACACCTACGAGCAGTCGGCCGGGCTGCGCGAGCTGGCCGAGGAGCTGAACGCTCGGTACGCCTGCGCCACCGACCTTCTGACCGATGTGTTCCTGGCCGCCTACAAGGCCGCCCCACGGTTGCGCGGGCGCGCCGAGATGGACCCCGCCCGGCTGGTCAGCCACGAGATCGTCACCGCGCTGGTGGAGTCACCGGAATTCGCCGAACTGCACCGGGAGACAGCCGGCGACCCTTACGCCGCCGCCATGGCCGTACTCGCCCAGGCCCCCGCGCTGCGTCGGATGCTGGAACGCTTCCGAGACGCCCAGGAACGGGCCGAGCAGGCGAAGAAGGCTCAGCAGGCCGCCGACCGCGCGGCGACCGTCGTAGGCGAGGCGCTCCAGCTGACCGCCGACGCGGCCGACGCGGCCGACGCGTCCGACGCATCCGACAAGGACGGCACCGCGCCGCCCCCGGCCGACGAGAACGGCACCGCCGCCGAGCGCGCCGAGGCCGCAGCGCAGCAGGCCGCTCAGGGTGCCGCGCAGGCCCTCGCGGCGTTGGCCCCCGGTATCCGTGCCACCGCGCGGAACGCGGTGGCGAAGGCCGCCGGGACCGTGCGGGAAGAGGCCGCGCTGATGCGCGCATGGGGCGTTGGTTCCGGCGAGCTGGAGCGGATGCCGTTCGACCGGCGCGCCCGGCTCGCGGAACGGCTGCGGACCGGCCGACTCGCTCAGTGGGCCGAGCTGATCGGCCGTTTCCGGCAGATGGCCAGTGGTGAGCGCGCCCGTAAGGTGGAGAACGCCGCCGGCGAGCTGGTCGGGGTCACGCTCGGCGATGACCTCTCCCGCGTGATCCCCTCCGAGCTGGCCAACCTCGGCCTGCCCGAGACGCGTGCGGTGTTCGCCGCGCGCTACGCCGCCGGAGAGCTGATGCTCTACGACAGTCAGGGGGAGCAGACCACCGGTCAGGGCGCCATCATCGCGTGCGTCGACACCTCGCATTCCATGTACGAGGCAGGTCCCGGCGGAGTCACCCGGGAAGCGTGGGCCAAGGCGTGTGCCCTGGCACTGCTGGATCAGGCCCGCCACGCGCGGCGCGACTTCATCGGCATCCTCTTCTCCGCCGCCGACAAGATCCAGATCCACCGCTTCCCGGCCGACCCGGCCCATCCGCCCCACCCGGCCGACGGACCTGCCGGCATCGCCCGGACCCTCGACTTCGCGGAGGCCTTCCTCGGCGGCGGCACCAGCTACCAGAGGCCCCTGACAGCCGCCGCGGATCTGCTGGAGGAGGAGTACGACAACGCCGCCCGCACGCGCGGCGACATCGTGATGCTCACCGACGACGAATGCGACGTCACCGAGGAATGGATGCGCGGCTGGAACGACGCCAAGCACCGGCTGGGCTTCCGCGTCTTCGGCGTGGCCATCGGAGCCCCGAGGGCCGCCGAAGCCGGCTCGGTCCTGGAGGCCCTGTGCGACAACCTCCGCTCCATCGAGGACTTCACCGATGTCCACGCCGCCGCCGACCTCTTCCGCGTGATCTGA